TTCAAGCCAATTTTGTCCTTTAGGTTTATCTAGAGGATCTCCTTTACTTTTTTTCCATTCCACATTAGTAAATTCCAGTTTACGACCATAACCATCACCAACATCTTCGCCTTTTCCATGTCCAATGACCGAAGTATAAATTTGGCTTCGATCAATCTCTCTTTCAACAGTTAGTGCTTTTTCTCCATAGGTGTAACGCATTTGACTGTCTTCACCAATTTTTTGATAAATTTCAATCCATTTATCTTTGATGCCATCTGCATTAAGTGTACATTTAAATAGCATTTCACAGCCAACTGTCTGAAGTTGTTTGAGCGCTTCTTTGATCGATAGATAATAAAAGGTATCTGTAATGGTCTTTATATTGTCATCAACAAACCAAATTCGCCACTCGCTACCTTCAACTAACCGTTTCGCTACTGTTTCTATTGCTTCGTTTTTTGGTCGAACATCTTTTACGATATATCCATCTAATTCATCAGGAGCAAAATCCACTCCAGTAAAGATTAAATGATTATCTGGATCACTAATTGTTACTATTCTATACATCGTAAAAAATTCTTCTTGCTCTCTGACTGCCATAAAGGCAGCTTCTGCTAACTCTTCGTCAAATTGAATAGTGGCAGAGAGAGTGCTATTCAACAATTCTTCTTGGTTTGTTGTAATTTCCTTTTCCTGAATAGCTTCAATAATTTTCTCTTCTTTAACCATTTTGATCAGTTGTTGGGCATCATCAAAAAAATAGATACTTTCGCTCACAAACTCACCTAACGATACTCTAAGTGTAGTTTTCCATTTGTACAAGTAATCTTTTGATTCTGTTTTAATTCAAAATTTTCAAAATCACTTGCTAAATCTAGCCAGTTTGTTCGATCTATGTTATTAACAAATACTTTTCCTTCATTAAAATCAATTACAACCAGATCATTTGGATTCAACTTTCTATTCGTGATTTTTATCTTTTGTTCCCCATTACTAATTTCTAAGTCGTTATTTGTCTCAATGGAGACTTTTATTTTTGATGGATAGGTTTTATAAGCAAGATGACTTAAAATCTGGCTAGGTACACTGAATACTTTTTGACTATATTTTCTAGGATCAGAACAATAAATATCAAAACTTGAAGTAAACATATATCGATCACCTGGAACCTCATCACTTCCTGAATAACGGCCATAATAAAGAATATCGCACTCATCATTAAAATAGATTGGTACGTCTTTTTCTCTATATAAGTGTTCCATTAACCAACGGTAATTGATTAATAAATTTTCAGCATCCTTATTTGTTATCTGATAGCTAATTTTTAACGTTCTAGCAGATAATTGCTGAGAAGAAATAATTGAACCAACTTGTGTATTATCTGATTGAATTTCAATCGCAAGCATTTCTCTACCTGATACGGTTAGTGTTCGGTATCCTTCAATTACTTCTTCCAGCCATACACCATCGTAATTCATGGCAGATTTTGGTAAGGATGGCTCATAAAATTTCTTTTCAATATTTGGATCTTTAAAAGAATACATTTTCTCCCTCCTTACTAAAATTGCATGTTAATCGCCATTTCTCCACCCATAACATCAGAGATATCATGGACAAATGCCTTAAACTGTTGATTTCCAAGTTGAATGTTAAAAACTGCCGGCTTATTATTATTTTCTTGGGCAAATTTATGTTCAACTTGCGTGCTCATTTTACTATCCAAGCTTTCTAAATTGCTTCCGAACTCTATTGATGACATGACTGCTAGGTTGTCTTGAATGGTGTCTGTCATTCCTGTGATGGTTTTTTCTACATCTTTAAATCCATTGATTAATCCATCATTTAAACTGCTCATAATGGATTGCCCAGCTGGAATTAATAATTTTGCGTCATACCGAATTGGTCCTTTATGATCTTTGATCCACTTTCCTATGCCACCAACAAATTTTTTCACTGCCTCCCAGGCCGATTTCAAGCCATCTAAAAACCCATCCATAATGGCTTTACCAGTTTTTAATAGGTCAATATCTTTTATGGATTCAAAAACAGCCTTAATTCCATCAATAATATTGCTGACTATTTCTTTAGCTGTACTCATAAAATTATCAAAGGTTGATGTAATATACGTGCCAAAAGCGCCAATTATCATTTGAATTCCTGCAAGAACACCAGACCAATCACCGCTAATAAGAGATAAAACGGTTGTGATGATTCCCTTGATAACACCCATTACCAAATTAATAACATTTTTTATTTGATTAAAAATACCACTAACAATGGCTAAAACATTACTCAATATTGTTTGAATAACTGTTGAAATAATCGTCCAAACCGTTTGAATAACTGAAAGAATGGTTTGTTGATTTTCCTGCCACCAAGCTAGTAAATTACCAAATATTTGTTGAATAAAGTCTGAAATTGCAGTAATAGCTGGCTGTAAAAAATTAATAATTGTCGTCCAAGCAGTAATAATTGCATCGCGAAATCCTTCATTGATATTCCAAAGATAGATAACTGCTGCAACCAACGCAACAATAACTGTAACAAGCAGTACAACTGGTTCTGCTACACCAATAAAAGTAAATAAAGCTTCAATTGCTTTTCCTAGATCGGTAAATCCCTTGATCAGATTTGTTATCTTACCTAAGAAATCTGTAATTCCCTTCATCATGGTTTGAATAGGTGTCATTGCATTAGAAACTGTTTTAAGATTATTACCCATCCCACTAACAATAGTTGTAAATGTCGTATTCATTAGTACTAAGGACATCGTAAATTCTGTGATTTTACCAATGAACAAGTTAATGATTGCAATGCCACTTTGCAATACTTGCGATAATCCACCTTGAATAATAGTAAAGGTTGCTGTAAATTTTTCAGCCAATTGGTCTAACATAACGCCCATCAGTAATTGCAATTCATTCCAAGCAGTAATCATTGTAGCTGTTGCACTTAAACTATTCGTATATTGATCTATTGATTGAATCACTGCACTACAAATTGTCTGAAATGTCAGCATTGTATTACTTAAGACAGTTACGCTTACTGAAGCTTGATTCATTGCTTGGAAGGCTAAAACTAACTGATTGACACTCTCAGATGCTGTATTTAACAATGCAGGTAATAGGGTGATTCCATTGGTAAGTGTTTGAATTGTATTTCCCATCTCTAGAATATTAGTACCCAATTCCTGAAAAATGGTTGCAGATTGACTAAATTCACTAAAACATGCAATCATGCCTTCAAGTGACTCTTTTACCAAAGCAGCGCTCTGTCCTAATAAATTGAATACTCCGATACTTCCTGTCATTTCAGAAATTGAAAATGTCGTTTGATTAATTGTCTCTGTTAAACTAGTTACAATTTCCTGGGCATTTTTTATTGTTGCAGTAAAATTGGTATCTACCGCCGTAAGAATTGCTT
The genomic region above belongs to Melissococcus plutonius ATCC 35311 and contains:
- a CDS encoding tail protein; this encodes MENYSVEAILTAVDTNFTATIKNAQEIVTSLTETINQTTFSISEMTGSIGVFNLLGQSAALVKESLEGMIACFSEFSQSATIFQELGTNILEMGNTIQTLTNGITLLPALLNTASESVNQLVLAFQAMNQASVSVTVLSNTMLTFQTICSAVIQSIDQYTNSLSATATMITAWNELQLLMGVMLDQLAEKFTATFTIIQGGLSQVLQSGIAIINLFIGKITEFTMSLVLMNTTFTTIVSGMGNNLKTVSNAMTPIQTMMKGITDFLGKITNLIKGFTDLGKAIEALFTFIGVAEPVVLLVTVIVALVAAVIYLWNINEGFRDAIITAWTTIINFLQPAITAISDFIQQIFGNLLAWWQENQQTILSVIQTVWTIISTVIQTILSNVLAIVSGIFNQIKNVINLVMGVIKGIITTVLSLISGDWSGVLAGIQMIIGAFGTYITSTFDNFMSTAKEIVSNIIDGIKAVFESIKDIDLLKTGKAIMDGFLDGLKSAWEAVKKFVGGIGKWIKDHKGPIRYDAKLLIPAGQSIMSSLNDGLINGFKDVEKTITGMTDTIQDNLAVMSSIEFGSNLESLDSKMSTQVEHKFAQENNNKPAVFNIQLGNQQFKAFVHDISDVMGGEMAINMQF
- a CDS encoding distal tail protein Dit, yielding MYSFKDPNIEKKFYEPSLPKSAMNYDGVWLEEVIEGYRTLTVSGREMLAIEIQSDNTQVGSIISSQQLSARTLKISYQITNKDAENLLINYRWLMEHLYREKDVPIYFNDECDILYYGRYSGSDEVPGDRYMFTSSFDIYCSDPRKYSQKVFSVPSQILSHLAYKTYPSKIKVSIETNNDLEISNGEQKIKITNRKLNPNDLVVIDFNEGKVFVNNIDRTNWLDLASDFENFELKQNQKITCTNGKLHLEYR